One window of Gloeocapsa sp. PCC 73106 genomic DNA carries:
- a CDS encoding DNA phosphorothioation system restriction enzyme, whose amino-acid sequence MSSLDLQSIDWQKLAQGYLQQKLAESVSSYNIRPNYPRLPQSLQLRDYQRQAVANWLRHRGRGTLKMATGSGKTITALAIATELYRQINLQVLLVICPYRHLVSQWAKECQRFNLNPILAFESVYNWQNDLAGQLYGVLAQQQPFLTIITTNSTFISEGFQSQLGFFPDRSLIVGDEVHNLGAPRLEACLPSHIGLRLGLSATPERYFDEEGTDSIMEYFGAILQPEFTLADAITKGALVPYNYYPILVELTPPESLIYGKLTQRIGWAISQNKSWSDNETLTSLLMRRSRLIGAATNKLPALYELMQDRLDTNHTLFYCGDGSVESGSSNYRRQLAAVTRILGRDLGYRVNTYTAETPVAEREKLQQQFEKGELQGLVAIRCLDEGVDIPCIQHAVILASTGNPRQFIQRRGRILRPHPQKQQANLFDMIVVPPEVDREVLDMERNLLRKEFKRFLEFADLAKNRVEATETLATLVTKYGLTSLS is encoded by the coding sequence ATGAGTAGTTTAGATCTTCAAAGTATAGATTGGCAAAAACTCGCTCAAGGATATTTACAGCAAAAGCTCGCTGAGTCGGTTTCTAGCTACAATATTAGACCCAACTATCCTCGTTTACCCCAATCCCTACAATTGCGCGATTATCAGCGTCAAGCGGTGGCTAATTGGTTGCGTCACCGGGGTAGGGGTACTCTGAAAATGGCTACAGGAAGCGGTAAGACTATTACTGCTTTGGCGATCGCCACGGAACTTTATCGTCAAATTAATTTACAAGTACTCTTAGTTATCTGTCCTTATCGTCATCTCGTCAGTCAATGGGCTAAGGAATGTCAACGCTTCAATCTTAACCCCATTTTAGCCTTTGAAAGCGTTTACAACTGGCAAAATGATTTAGCGGGACAACTATACGGTGTTTTGGCGCAGCAACAGCCATTTTTGACCATCATCACGACTAATTCTACTTTTATTAGCGAAGGTTTTCAATCACAGCTTGGTTTTTTCCCCGATCGCAGTTTAATCGTAGGAGATGAAGTGCACAATCTGGGAGCTCCTCGTTTAGAAGCTTGTCTACCGAGTCATATAGGCTTGCGTTTAGGTTTATCGGCTACACCAGAGCGATATTTCGACGAAGAGGGTACAGATTCAATAATGGAATATTTTGGTGCGATTCTACAACCAGAATTTACCCTCGCTGACGCTATTACTAAGGGTGCTTTGGTACCCTACAACTATTATCCTATTTTGGTGGAATTGACACCACCAGAAAGCTTGATCTACGGGAAGTTAACTCAGCGCATTGGTTGGGCGATTAGTCAAAACAAGAGCTGGAGTGATAACGAGACTTTGACCTCTTTGTTGATGCGGCGATCGCGCTTAATTGGGGCGGCAACCAATAAGTTACCAGCACTCTACGAGTTAATGCAGGATCGTCTAGATACCAATCATACTTTATTTTATTGTGGAGATGGTTCTGTAGAATCCGGTAGTAGTAATTATCGGCGTCAATTAGCCGCAGTTACCCGGATTTTAGGGAGAGATTTGGGTTACCGGGTTAATACCTATACCGCTGAGACTCCCGTAGCTGAGAGAGAAAAACTGCAACAACAATTCGAAAAGGGAGAGTTACAGGGTTTAGTAGCGATCCGCTGTCTCGATGAAGGGGTAGATATTCCCTGTATTCAACACGCGGTTATTCTAGCTAGTACTGGTAATCCTCGTCAATTTATTCAACGTCGTGGCAGAATTTTACGTCCTCATCCTCAGAAACAACAGGCTAATCTTTTTGATATGATAGTTGTGCCGCCAGAGGTAGATAGGGAAGTCTTGGATATGGAGAGAAATCTGCTGCGCAAAGAATTTAAGCGTTTTCTCGAATTTGCTGATTTAGCGAAAAATAGGGTTGAAGCAACAGAAACACTAGCGACTTTGGTCACTAAATACGGCTTAACATCCCTATCCTAA
- a CDS encoding NAD(P)/FAD-dependent oxidoreductase yields the protein MTSDNKVYDVLIVGAGPVGLATAIALYTRGIKNILVIDQTRSFRQVGQIVDLLPNGFKSLKVIAEEAYQQIKQTGLNFMQLPKGGPNLWHYKNLQGETLRSIRLDFDHWYERYGEGRISISWYQLQTILRNLLPREMIEINHRCVNFTQTTNSIVIDCLCDTESPANPFAHWEMTATTEVNPVAENLTHKQFEAKLVVAADGINSTLRKLIYTNSDLEPWANPQYSGFSALGCLEIDNVSADLIQQLESQYWQGQRMVTIQADYKELDLVSLILVHRKENSLGYLCHLSLDLELIENQSPPKTVRSVINILKRHNFSPALTEILELSNYEKLIRRPYYIHPANIPVSNPIWSQERLVLVGDAAHGMPPFTAQGANQGLEDAALIGTILSKIIKNNDLDNLAAITQSFNQYEELRRPFMVKVQTGTMENHRWEKQKWESFLNEVYGRDIEEQLCQQK from the coding sequence ATGACATCAGATAATAAAGTATACGATGTTTTGATCGTTGGAGCAGGACCTGTCGGATTGGCAACCGCGATCGCCCTCTACACACGTGGTATTAAAAACATCCTAGTCATCGACCAAACTCGCAGTTTTCGTCAAGTCGGACAAATAGTTGATCTCCTCCCCAACGGTTTTAAATCTCTCAAAGTTATTGCAGAAGAAGCATATCAACAGATTAAACAGACTGGTTTAAATTTTATGCAACTTCCCAAAGGTGGACCTAATTTATGGCACTATAAAAACCTACAAGGGGAAACTCTGCGTTCTATCCGTCTAGATTTTGACCACTGGTATGAGCGTTACGGTGAAGGAAGGATTTCTATTAGCTGGTATCAATTACAAACTATTTTAAGAAATTTACTCCCTCGAGAAATGATCGAGATTAATCACCGTTGCGTTAATTTTACCCAAACAACCAACTCTATAGTTATAGATTGCCTCTGTGATACAGAAAGTCCCGCCAATCCCTTTGCTCATTGGGAAATGACAGCTACAACAGAAGTCAATCCCGTTGCTGAAAATTTAACTCACAAGCAGTTTGAAGCCAAATTAGTAGTAGCTGCAGATGGTATTAATTCTACACTCAGAAAACTAATTTATACCAATTCTGACTTAGAACCCTGGGCAAATCCCCAATATTCTGGTTTTAGTGCTTTGGGTTGTCTAGAAATAGATAATGTTTCTGCTGATTTAATTCAACAGTTAGAATCGCAATATTGGCAAGGTCAGAGAATGGTGACTATCCAGGCTGACTACAAAGAATTAGATTTAGTTAGTCTAATTTTAGTTCATAGAAAAGAAAATAGTCTCGGTTATTTATGTCATCTTTCTCTGGATTTGGAACTAATAGAAAATCAATCACCCCCAAAAACCGTTAGGTCAGTTATCAATATTTTAAAACGACATAACTTTTCACCAGCTTTAACAGAAATACTTGAACTCTCAAATTATGAAAAACTAATTCGTCGCCCCTACTATATTCATCCAGCTAATATACCTGTATCTAACCCTATCTGGAGTCAAGAACGCTTAGTTTTAGTAGGAGATGCAGCCCATGGAATGCCACCTTTTACAGCCCAGGGAGCAAACCAAGGTTTAGAAGACGCCGCATTAATTGGCACAATCTTATCTAAAATTATCAAAAATAATGACCTGGATAACTTAGCAGCGATTACTCAATCATTTAACCAATATGAAGAATTACGTCGTCCCTTTATGGTAAAAGTGCAAACAGGAACGATGGAAAATCATCGCTGGGAAAAACAAAAGTGGGAGAGTTTCCTGAACGAAGTTTATGGTAGAGATATAGAAGAGCAATTATGTCAACAAAAGTAA
- the glf gene encoding UDP-galactopyranose mutase encodes MYDYVVVGSGFFGAVFAQQARENGKSVIVLEKRDHIGGNCYSYNYEDTEINIHAYGTHIFHTNNKPLWDYINRFTEFNRYQHRVLTTHKDQVYSMPINLGTVNSFYGVNLKPKEVEDFLASKRGDISNPSNLEEKAISLIGKDLYEAFIKGYTMKQWGCDPTKLPASIITRLPVRNSYHDSYFNDIYQGIPLEGYTPIFTRMLEGIPVELGIDFFEDQSYWRDQCREKVVYTGPIDRYFDYQFGSLNWRSVRFEMDHVPLEDYQGTSVMNYADAEIPYTRIHEPKHLHLEKTHKPSETVIIREYSQVDNDAPYYPVNFEEDKTMLKQYQDLQLQEKNMIFGGRLAQYKYYDMHQVIASALTAAKQELGVS; translated from the coding sequence ATGTATGACTATGTAGTAGTGGGTAGTGGCTTTTTTGGCGCAGTCTTTGCACAACAAGCCCGAGAAAATGGCAAAAGCGTCATAGTTTTGGAAAAGCGCGATCATATAGGAGGAAACTGCTACTCGTATAATTACGAAGATACGGAAATCAATATCCATGCTTACGGCACTCATATCTTCCATACCAACAATAAACCTCTGTGGGATTATATTAATCGGTTTACCGAATTTAATCGCTATCAACATCGAGTCTTAACTACTCACAAAGATCAAGTTTATTCCATGCCCATTAATTTGGGTACCGTTAACTCTTTTTACGGAGTAAATCTCAAACCCAAAGAAGTAGAGGATTTTCTAGCGAGTAAACGAGGTGACATTTCTAATCCCAGTAATTTAGAAGAAAAAGCGATTAGTTTAATTGGTAAAGATCTCTACGAAGCTTTTATCAAAGGCTATACCATGAAGCAATGGGGTTGCGATCCGACTAAACTACCCGCGAGCATTATTACACGGCTACCCGTGCGTAATTCCTATCATGACTCTTATTTTAACGACATATATCAGGGCATACCTCTAGAGGGTTACACACCCATCTTTACCAGGATGCTTGAGGGTATTCCCGTGGAGTTAGGGATAGATTTTTTTGAGGATCAATCTTACTGGCGAGATCAGTGTCGTGAAAAAGTCGTTTACACTGGACCAATCGATCGCTACTTTGATTATCAGTTTGGAAGCTTAAATTGGCGATCCGTCAGATTTGAGATGGATCACGTGCCACTTGAAGACTACCAAGGTACATCGGTAATGAACTACGCAGATGCAGAAATTCCCTACACTCGTATCCATGAACCAAAACACCTACACTTAGAAAAAACCCATAAACCATCCGAAACAGTAATCATCAGGGAATATTCACAAGTTGACAACGACGCGCCCTATTATCCCGTTAATTTTGAGGAGGATAAAACCATGCTCAAACAGTATCAAGATTTACAACTCCAAGAAAAAAACATGATCTTTGGTGGGCGTTTGGCGCAGTATAAGTACTACGATATGCACCAAGTTATAGCAAGCGCTTTAACAGCGGCTAAACAAGAGTTGGGCGTCAGCTAG
- a CDS encoding DUF563 domain-containing protein, producing the protein MNETINKIPGEILEVPAAKMFSYPTYLADAWTPRILQIYRPEYQSIQPGIEYQVVEGTTDSINYVGASKKEFLLKNYKKLTPPLKIEDDRVFFDARYIFQDNVAHMIINVMPVAVHIANNGYPNLNVILHKEPKKFTLKVCELMGIPALTTDKEVQGKLIKATDFNKAIVPDKFYRSILPLYAEKVVAKDQYEIYPRVLIGRKGSRKITNESEVEILLKDYGFKKVYYEDIPMEQQWLISKHAEIIVGIHGAAFGALMFNQSRVKVIEIFHPGYVVYSIRNIVACVGGTWCGVTGQMPETFSEAELAENPRKFADASITVNLDSLRLALDYMDVRFVEARNV; encoded by the coding sequence ATGAACGAGACCATTAACAAGATACCAGGGGAAATACTAGAAGTCCCCGCAGCCAAAATGTTCAGCTATCCCACTTATTTAGCTGACGCTTGGACGCCCAGGATTTTACAAATATATAGACCTGAGTATCAGTCAATTCAACCGGGTATAGAGTATCAAGTAGTTGAAGGTACCACTGATTCTATTAACTATGTCGGGGCTTCGAAAAAGGAATTCTTGCTAAAAAATTATAAAAAGCTGACCCCACCTCTAAAAATAGAGGACGATCGCGTTTTTTTTGACGCTCGTTATATTTTCCAAGATAATGTAGCTCATATGATCATTAATGTTATGCCTGTTGCGGTACATATAGCTAACAATGGTTATCCTAATCTCAACGTAATTTTGCATAAAGAGCCCAAAAAATTTACTCTGAAAGTTTGTGAGTTAATGGGAATACCAGCTTTAACTACGGATAAAGAAGTACAGGGAAAACTAATCAAAGCAACAGATTTTAACAAGGCGATCGTTCCTGATAAATTTTATCGCTCAATTCTGCCACTATACGCTGAAAAAGTAGTCGCAAAAGACCAATACGAGATTTATCCACGGGTATTGATCGGTCGCAAGGGTAGCAGAAAAATCACCAACGAATCAGAAGTAGAAATCCTATTAAAAGACTATGGCTTTAAAAAAGTTTACTACGAAGATATACCCATGGAACAACAATGGTTAATTAGTAAACACGCAGAAATCATCGTAGGTATTCATGGTGCCGCATTTGGGGCTTTGATGTTTAACCAGAGTCGCGTCAAAGTTATCGAGATTTTCCATCCGGGCTACGTAGTTTACAGCATTAGAAATATCGTAGCTTGTGTAGGGGGAACCTGGTGTGGGGTAACGGGACAAATGCCAGAAACCTTTTCTGAAGCAGAATTAGCTGAGAATCCCCGAAAATTCGCCGACGCTTCCATAACAGTTAATCTCGACTCTTTACGCCTGGCTTTAGACTATATGGACGTGCGATTCGTTGAAGCCAGGAACGTCTAG
- the lptC gene encoding LPS export ABC transporter periplasmic protein LptC has translation MNLKNCHGTQPGLLLLLLFLSACQSPTISETPAVTEVSPPVSESSLTLNNAILEQANPEGKTLWKIKSRETKYSPDRQFAYLEEVIGNFWQDDQLAIYLTAEKGEVFEDGEVVILKENVIAKDVRNGTVLKADELTWYPRQNLLILTGNLAGQHPELNIKAKTAKYYGDQQELELIGDVIADNQENSVQFRSSELRWNLKAQTLSVKALLEIVRYDQAEVITEKVVAEELEVDLQLHQAKFKQNVKLTSWKPSVQITSNSIIWNYQEGTVIADQPVEIIHQEQELIIIANRGYLDLDQEIAHLQGDVQGQNQLKRSKLSASELIWSINTQEVEARENVIYEQVEPYIHLTGDRAVGTIQNNNIVVTGDRSGQVITEIQPPS, from the coding sequence ATGAATTTAAAAAATTGCCACGGGACTCAACCTGGGTTATTATTGCTTTTACTGTTTTTGAGCGCTTGTCAAAGCCCAACAATCTCAGAAACACCAGCAGTAACCGAAGTAAGTCCCCCCGTCTCAGAAAGTAGTTTGACTTTAAACAACGCGATTTTAGAACAAGCCAATCCTGAGGGGAAAACACTCTGGAAAATTAAATCTCGCGAGACTAAATATAGTCCAGATCGCCAGTTCGCTTATTTAGAGGAAGTGATTGGCAATTTTTGGCAAGACGATCAACTCGCTATCTACTTAACAGCCGAGAAAGGAGAAGTCTTCGAAGATGGTGAGGTAGTTATTTTAAAAGAGAACGTAATTGCTAAAGATGTACGCAATGGAACCGTACTTAAAGCTGATGAATTAACTTGGTATCCACGACAAAATCTATTAATCTTGACAGGAAATTTAGCGGGTCAACATCCAGAGCTAAACATCAAGGCTAAAACGGCTAAATATTATGGTGATCAACAGGAATTAGAACTAATTGGTGATGTTATAGCTGATAATCAAGAAAACTCTGTGCAATTTCGTTCATCGGAATTACGTTGGAACCTAAAAGCTCAGACTCTCTCAGTCAAAGCACTTCTAGAAATAGTTCGTTACGATCAAGCTGAAGTGATCACTGAAAAAGTTGTGGCTGAAGAGTTAGAAGTAGACTTGCAATTACATCAAGCCAAATTCAAACAGAACGTCAAGTTGACTTCCTGGAAACCCTCGGTACAAATCACTAGTAATTCAATCATTTGGAATTATCAAGAAGGTACAGTGATTGCGGATCAACCCGTGGAAATAATTCATCAGGAACAAGAATTAATTATAATAGCCAATCGAGGCTATCTAGATCTTGACCAGGAAATCGCTCATCTACAGGGGGATGTACAGGGACAAAATCAACTTAAGCGCTCTAAATTGTCCGCTTCTGAACTAATTTGGTCGATTAATACCCAGGAAGTGGAAGCCAGAGAAAATGTGATATATGAACAAGTTGAGCCTTATATACATCTGACAGGAGATCGGGCTGTGGGTACGATCCAAAATAATAATATAGTAGTGACAGGCGATCGCTCTGGACAAGTTATCACGGAAATTCAACCTCCTTCTTGA
- a CDS encoding TIGR04376 family protein has protein sequence MSLFDDVNRFLEEKLDEFMSNNPHLEAQALLEQLKEQERDTLKLIIRLEAQEQQLQQEILSLAEDIKIWHARVKKAQSAGETELSQKAAEREASLLHQGNLVWRQMEGAKKQILQAKELLKQIELQKQQIQQKSDSFTATPQSDSATRGWNQSTTYTKEADPLEQMFAKWETDQELEQIKRNLGL, from the coding sequence ATGAGTTTATTCGATGATGTAAATCGCTTTCTCGAGGAGAAACTGGACGAGTTTATGAGCAATAATCCTCACTTGGAAGCTCAAGCACTACTGGAACAGTTGAAAGAACAAGAACGAGATACACTTAAATTAATTATTAGGTTGGAAGCTCAAGAACAGCAGTTGCAACAAGAGATTCTCTCTTTAGCTGAAGATATCAAAATCTGGCACGCTCGCGTAAAAAAAGCCCAATCTGCGGGAGAAACTGAACTCTCTCAAAAAGCGGCCGAACGAGAAGCTTCTTTGCTACATCAGGGTAATTTAGTTTGGAGACAAATGGAGGGGGCAAAAAAACAAATTCTTCAAGCTAAGGAATTGCTGAAGCAAATTGAATTACAAAAGCAACAGATTCAACAAAAGTCTGATAGTTTTACAGCTACTCCTCAGTCTGATTCGGCGACTCGGGGTTGGAATCAAAGCACTACCTACACTAAAGAGGCTGATCCACTGGAACAAATGTTCGCTAAATGGGAAACGGATCAGGAATTAGAACAAATAAAGCGTAATTTGGGACTTTAA
- a CDS encoding Uma2 family endonuclease — MLKNYNLRQCLPSAEDLPDSDDIPVDNELQDLIPSLLKASLALIWSERLDWFFGIDMGIYYDPEKPPIVADAFVSLKVPRIIDQDLRYSYVLWEEQQVPLLTIEVVSQQRRGEYSVKKALYAQIGVLYYVVYNPQRRRKSSLEVYQLIGGEYQRLTGQPIRLAAIEIGIGVEIGTYQGITREWLYWYDAQGSRYLTPEERIQQEQQKAARLAAKLKSLGIDPDSI, encoded by the coding sequence ATGCTTAAAAACTACAACCTGCGACAATGTTTACCCTCAGCAGAAGACTTACCAGATTCCGATGATATTCCCGTGGACAACGAATTACAAGATTTAATACCTAGTTTGCTCAAAGCGAGCTTAGCCCTAATTTGGTCAGAGCGTCTAGATTGGTTTTTTGGTATAGATATGGGCATATATTATGATCCTGAGAAACCGCCGATTGTCGCTGATGCTTTTGTCAGTCTCAAAGTGCCAAGAATTATTGACCAGGATTTAAGATACAGTTATGTTCTCTGGGAAGAACAACAAGTCCCATTGTTGACTATCGAAGTGGTCTCTCAACAGAGAAGAGGTGAATATAGCGTCAAAAAAGCACTCTATGCTCAAATCGGAGTATTATATTACGTGGTGTACAATCCACAACGTCGTCGTAAATCTTCCCTGGAGGTATATCAATTAATTGGAGGAGAATACCAACGGCTCACTGGACAACCAATAAGGTTAGCGGCAATAGAGATAGGAATTGGTGTAGAAATAGGCACTTATCAAGGAATAACCAGAGAATGGTTGTATTGGTACGATGCTCAGGGAAGTCGCTATCTCACCCCCGAAGAAAGAATCCAACAAGAACAGCAAAAAGCCGCAAGATTAGCCGCCAAATTAAAAAGTCTAGGAATTGATCCTGACTCTATTTGA
- the ftsH gene encoding ATP-dependent zinc metalloprotease FtsH — MKSLSKKVANKTSSNQWILVWCAVVLQSFVFLPAKANEQNLSYSQLIEKIKTEQVSEILLDPITNRAIVTLNNEKQPREVYLFQQNNSELISLMRQKNLDFGVSSSVSDVEPVRVMGNIFLLLLFLGALVMLFRRAANASGQAMNFGKSRARFHMEAKTGITFQDVAGIEEAKEELQEVVTFLKQPEKFTSVGAKIPRGVLLVGPPGTGKTLMAKAIAGEAGVPFFSISGSEFVEMFVGVGASRVRDLFKKAKENAPCLIFIDEIDAVGRQRGTGIGGGNDEREQTLNQLLTEMDGFERNTGIIVIAATNRMDVLDTALLRPGRFDRRITIDNPDFKERLAILEVHAQNKKIAPEVSLEAIARRTPGFSGADLANLLNEAAIFTGRRRKLEITMTEINDAVDRVIAGMEGTPLVDSKSKRLIAYHELGHAIVATLMPGHYPLEKVTLIPRGQAKGLTWYTPDEEMYLMSRSQLLAQITSTLGGRAAEEVIFGEDEVTTGAAQDIQQVTSIAGPMVTQFGMSDLGPIFLEESKETVFLGGDWGKRSEHSEEIASRIDVQVRSIVKNCYKSAKQIITENRDLIDYLVDILIEKETIAGDEFRRLIAEYQENKPKILTLG, encoded by the coding sequence ATGAAATCATTGTCAAAAAAAGTAGCGAACAAAACGAGCAGTAACCAGTGGATATTAGTTTGGTGCGCCGTAGTGCTACAATCTTTTGTCTTCCTACCTGCTAAAGCTAACGAACAGAATCTAAGCTACAGTCAGTTGATAGAAAAAATTAAAACAGAACAGGTGAGTGAAATTCTCTTGGACCCTATTACTAATCGGGCTATAGTAACTCTGAACAATGAAAAACAACCTAGAGAAGTATACTTATTCCAGCAAAATAACTCAGAATTGATATCTTTGATGCGCCAAAAAAATCTTGATTTTGGTGTGAGTTCTTCGGTGAGTGATGTTGAACCAGTGCGCGTCATGGGCAATATTTTCCTCTTATTGCTGTTTTTAGGCGCCTTGGTCATGCTTTTCCGTCGCGCAGCTAACGCTTCAGGTCAAGCGATGAACTTCGGTAAATCTCGCGCACGCTTTCACATGGAAGCCAAAACAGGAATCACTTTCCAAGACGTCGCAGGAATTGAAGAAGCTAAAGAAGAACTCCAAGAGGTCGTGACTTTTCTCAAACAACCCGAGAAATTTACCTCTGTGGGGGCAAAAATACCTCGGGGAGTCCTGCTAGTGGGACCACCGGGAACTGGAAAAACCTTAATGGCGAAAGCGATCGCCGGAGAAGCGGGAGTACCCTTTTTTAGTATCTCTGGTTCTGAATTCGTAGAGATGTTCGTTGGGGTGGGAGCTTCTCGTGTCCGGGACTTGTTCAAAAAAGCCAAAGAAAATGCCCCCTGTCTGATTTTTATCGATGAAATCGACGCCGTAGGACGTCAAAGAGGTACGGGGATAGGAGGTGGTAACGACGAAAGAGAACAGACACTCAATCAACTACTCACAGAAATGGATGGTTTTGAGAGAAACACCGGAATTATCGTCATCGCCGCTACTAACCGTATGGATGTTTTAGATACAGCATTACTACGTCCGGGACGTTTTGATCGCAGAATAACCATAGATAACCCCGATTTTAAAGAAAGATTGGCTATTTTGGAAGTTCACGCTCAAAATAAAAAAATAGCTCCAGAAGTATCCCTAGAAGCGATCGCCCGTCGTACCCCTGGTTTTAGTGGTGCGGATTTAGCGAATCTTCTCAACGAAGCGGCTATTTTTACCGGTCGTAGACGCAAACTGGAAATTACCATGACGGAAATCAACGACGCCGTAGATCGAGTCATCGCAGGTATGGAGGGAACCCCCCTAGTTGATAGTAAAAGTAAACGCCTAATCGCCTACCATGAGTTGGGTCATGCGATAGTAGCCACATTGATGCCAGGACATTATCCTTTAGAAAAAGTCACCCTGATTCCCCGTGGACAAGCTAAGGGTTTAACTTGGTATACTCCCGACGAGGAAATGTATTTAATGTCTCGATCCCAACTGTTAGCCCAGATTACCTCTACCCTGGGAGGACGCGCCGCAGAAGAGGTGATTTTCGGTGAAGATGAAGTGACAACGGGAGCAGCTCAAGATATACAACAAGTTACTTCAATAGCAGGACCAATGGTGACTCAGTTCGGGATGTCCGATTTAGGCCCGATTTTCTTAGAAGAATCTAAAGAAACCGTTTTCTTAGGTGGTGATTGGGGAAAACGTTCAGAACACTCAGAAGAGATCGCCTCTCGTATTGACGTTCAAGTACGTTCCATCGTCAAAAATTGCTATAAAAGCGCCAAACAGATTATCACGGAAAATCGCGACTTGATAGATTATTTGGTAGATATCCTCATAGAGAAAGAAACAATTGCGGGTGATGAATTTCGTCGCTTGATCGCTGAGTATCAGGAAAATAAGCCGAAAATATTGACTCTGGGCTAG